Proteins encoded by one window of Arachis ipaensis cultivar K30076 chromosome B04, Araip1.1, whole genome shotgun sequence:
- the LOC107636489 gene encoding uncharacterized protein LOC107636489, whose amino-acid sequence MAEQPQKQKKEVKPYIPPLPYPQRLQRELKDQQFLKFLEIFKKLEINLPIAEALEQMPLYAKFLKELIDKKRSWNEKETIILTQECSAIIQKALPPKLKNPRSFIISCIIGNMTLKKALCDLGASINLMHLSMKKNFAIEEVKLTRMSLQMADRSLKIPNGVIENLLVKVGKFIFSADFVILDMEEGGHNSIILG is encoded by the coding sequence ATGGCAGAGCAACCACAAAAGCAGAAAAAGGAGGTGAAGCCTTATATCCCTCCTCTTCCATACCCTCAGAGGCTGCAAAGAGAGCTCAAGGACCAGCAATTTCTCAAGTTCCTAGAGATTTTCAAGAAGTTGGAAATTAACCTCCCCAttgctgaagcattggagcaaatgcccttatatgcaaaattcctcaaagaACTCATcgacaagaaaagaagctggaatGAAAAGGAGACTATAATCTTGACCCAAGAGTGTAGTGCTATAATTCAAAAAGCTCTCCCACCCAAACTCAAAAATCCAAGGAGCTTCATCATATCATGCATCATAGGCAACATGACATTGAAAAAAGCTCTCTGTGATttaggtgccagcatcaatttgatgcatCTCTCAATGAAGAAAAATTTTGCAATAGAGGAAGTCAAACTAACCagaatgtcacttcaaatggcTGATAGATCACTTAAGATACCTAATGGAGTTATAGAGAacttgttggtgaaggttggCAAATTCATCTTCTCTGCTGATTTTGTCATCTTGGATATGGAAGAAGGGGGGCACAATTCCATTATCTTGGGATGA